The sequence GCCGGTTGGTGATTTCCAGGGGAAGTCTTCTTTCTTGATGAAGTTTTCCATCCTCAGGTCTGCAGGGTCTTTTCCTATTTCAAGTGCGAACCTGTCGGTCATGCGTTCGATGGCATGCACTGCTTCGGTAACCCTGAATGAACAACGATAAGCAACACCACCCGGGGGTTTGTTGGTATAAACGGCATCGCATTCCATATAGGAGGTGTCGTAATCATAGGAGCCTGTGGCAATGGAGAACATGCCGGTCGGGAATTTGGAAGGATTCGCAGACGCATCGGTATACCCATGGTCAGCTAATATTTTGAACCGTGTGGCCAGGATCTTGCCTTCTTTTGTGCCCGCCATTTCTGCGGTAATATGGTAGTCGCGCGCGAATGAATCGGCCTGCAGGTTTTCGCTGCGGTCTTCGATCCACTTAACGGGCTTGCCTACCAGGAAGGAAACAGCAATTGCAATTACATAACCAGGATATACGGGCACTTTACCGCCGAATCCACCCCCGATATCAGGGGAAATAACCCGGATCTTTTCTTCTGTTAATCCAACATGACCTGCCACCAACGCAATAACCGTGCGAATGGCATGCGGCGCCTGTGTGGTCATATACATCGTAAGGTGGTTATTGATCTTGTCATAATCAGCTACGCAGCCACAGGTTTCGATGGATGCCACATGTATGCGGGGGATATGCATCTGTTCTTTCACCACTACATCGGCTGATGCGAAAACCGCTTCAGTTTTGGCTTTGTCGCCTGCTTCCCAATGCCAGATATGGTTATCTGTTTTGCCGGCTTTGTCTGATCTTAAAACGGGGGCGCCAGGATCCATGGATTTGTAAGGATCGATCACGGGTTTCATCTTCTCATAATCAACTTTCACTGCTTCGCGGCCATCACGTGCAGCATACCTGCTGGTGGCGATCACCGCAGCCACTTCCTGCGCCTGGTACATTACCGTGTCTGTTGGTAAGACCATCTGGGTATCAGACATCAGTGTTGGCATCCAGTGGAGGTTGTATTTCTCAAGGTCCCGGCCGGTAACTACTGCCACCACCCCGGGTACTTTCATGGCATCCTCAATATTGATCTTTTTGATTTTGGCATACGCATATGGACTTCTTACAATATCCATATACAACATACCCGGAAGCTTGATATCATCCACATAATGGCCTTTACCCTGGATGAAACGGATATCTTCCTTTCTTTTCAGGGAATGGCCCATGCCACCGATTTCCTTTGATGTTTTACACTTATTCATAATTATTGATGAATTAAATCGTTTTAAATGATGTTTATACAAATTGCGGTTCGGTGGAAGGCAATTCTTCGCCGCGCATTTTAGCGCCGGCATAAATGATCGCTTTCACGATATTGTTATACCCGGTACATCGGCAAAGGTTACCTGAAATGCCCCAGCGGATCTCCTCTTCGGTGGGATTGGGATTATTGGCCAGCAATTCTGTTGCGCGCAGGATCATGCCCGGCGTACAGAAGCCGCAATGTAGTCCGTGGTTTTCCTTGAATCCTTCCTGAAGCGCAGAAAGTTCCCCATTTACGGCTACCGCTTCGATAGTGGTAAGCGATTTCCCATTGGCCTGTACTGCCAGGATGGTGCAGGATTTTACCGATTTGCCATCCATTAATATGGTGCATGCGCCGCAACTGGATGTATCGCAACCAATATGCGTGCCTGTCAGGTTCAGTAGTTCCCTGATCATATGTACCAGTAGTAAACGGGGCTCCACTTCTAAGGTGTGCTTTTCGCCATTAACAGTTACGGTGATTTCCTTTAGCATATATTTTAATGTTTTTCGGTTTTTGTTAATTGTTACTGGCCCGGTTGGCTGCTTCGTGGATCATGCGCTTCACCAGCACGGCTACCATGGCACGCTTATATTCTTCAGAGCCACGCAGGTCTGCAGAGGGATTACAGTCTTCCGATGCATATTGGGCAGCTTCAGCAATACTGTGTTCGGTAAGCGGTTTGCCGATAAGTGCTTGTTCGGAACGCACTGCCCGCAATGGTGTCGGGTTCACATTGGTTAATCCGATTCCGGCGGCTTTCACGATGCCATCGTCGCCAATGGTAATTTGAACAGCAACTCCTGCTGTAGCATAATCGCCAACTTTCCGTTCCAGCTTGTGGTAAGCACTTCCTGTACCGGACGGTGGAACCGGTATCTGGATCTCGGTGAGGATTTCTCCATGTTGAAGGGCTGTCGTATAAAACCCGAAGAAGAATTCATCAATTGGAATTTCCCGGGTGCCTTCAGCACCTGTTGCAATTACAGTGGCGTTGAGCGCAAGCATTACAGCCGGATGGTCATTGGCTGCATCGCCATGGGCCAGGTTGCCGCCAATGGTGCCACGGTTGCGCACCTGCGGATCGGCAATCAGCTTGGTGACATCTTTAAAAATGGGGAAGCGTTTAATCAGCAGGTCAGCGTGTTCGATTTCTGCTTCCCTGGCGAGTCCGCCGATTTTCATCTTGCCGTTTTCTTCAACAATGTGGGTGAGCCCGGGAATGTTATTAATGTCCACCAACACTTCGGGTGTGGCGAACCTTAATTTCATCATGGGAATCAGGCTATGACCCCCGGACAGGATCTTTGCCTCATCGCCATACTGGTGTAATAACTGAATTGCTTCTGCTAATGTGCCTGGTGATTCGTACTGGAAGGATTGGGGGATCATAACTGTTTGATTTATTGCTTGGTCAGAAAATTGTTTGAGCGAAGATTGATGGGCAGGATATGGCTGATTCTTTCAAGCCAGCGAAACCTTTTCATGTTCATGCCAATGCCCGTAAGTACGATCAGTACACCGGTATAATATAAAACCTGTCCGCCTGCAATGGCCACACTGTAAATGATGCAGCAACTGCCTGCAAAGGCAAATGCTAAAGCATACCAGGTCCTTTTATCCTTGAAACTTAGGGCCAGGCTGAGCAAGGTGATAAAACAAAAAAACAAGGAAATGTATATACTGAGCGGTGAGCTATGGGTTTGGTTAAAAGTTTCATCTCCACCTTTGCCGCAAAGCACGATGGTGCTGGAGAAAGCTAATACACAGAATGGACATTTAGGGAGTACTGCCAATAGAATGCCAGCAAGGATTCCTATACTTTTTTTAGGATGCATAGGCGGAGCAGACCCGCCTTTGCAAGGCGAGCAATCGTTTACATTTTGAGTGCAGGGCATCTCAACAAGTTTTATATGGCAATAATCCCGGAGGACTCTTAATTTACGAAAATTCGACCATATAACAAGCAGGTGCAATCGTTAAAATGGATAGCTTTTACTCATTAAACAATTCCACGCTGATTAAATGATTCAGGCAATTTTTACCTCAGGTGAAACCGTACTAATTGTGTTCTAAGGATAAAGTTTCAGTGATATATACTGAAAAAATGGTTGAACAATGAATATAAAGTAATCAACCAGTAAATTCAAAATTTGTTGAAGGCGGACAATAATTTATTGTATAATTATTTTGGTAATTAGAAACCTGCCTGGTCAATTGCCGATGTATGGTATCCATTCCTAGTTAATGGCTTTTCGGGAGATGATTAAAGAAGATAATTCTAATATGGGATATTTGTTTTAGGGATATGATATTAATTGTATATTTTGTGGTATTTATTTTAGACTGATTGTAGCCATCGGAAGGATGCAATGAGGCCTAATGTCAATTTTAATTGTAAAACAGTAGCTTCTATGGCATTGCTTGAAAAATTTGAAAAGGATGGTATTTGGCTTTTTAAATACCGCAGTACACTTCCAATTATTATTTTAATCATCGGGCTGATTGTCTACCTGCAAACAGCAATTCAGCGCGGTCCTTTAATCATCCAGGGATCGGCATTTGAAAATTACTACATGTATTTTTGTCTGGCTGTTAGTTTTTTGGGATTGTTTATCAGGGTTTATACGGTTGGACATACACCGTCCAATACTTCCGGAAGAAATACAGCTGAACAGGTGGCTGATTCCCTGAACACAACGGGAATGTATTCCATCGTAAGGCATCCCTTGTACCTGGGGAATTTTTTTATGTGGTTTGGTCCGGCATTATTAACCGGCCAATTATGGTTTGTGGTATCGTTTTGCTTATTTTATTGGGTGTATTATGAAAGGATCATGTTTGCGGAAGAGCAATTTCTTAGGCGTAAGTTCGGGACCATATATACGGATTGGGCAAGAAGCAGACCTGCGTTTGTTCCAAACTTTAAAAATTTCGTAAAGCCGAACCTGTCCTTTAGCTGGAAAAAGGTGTTAAAGAAAGAGAAGAACGGATTATTAGCAGTTTTTTTGGTTTTCTCGCTTTTTGATATTGCCGGGAAGCTGATACAACAAAACACAAACTTCAATTATTTTTTAATTGCCGGCTGCGTGCTCACCTTACTCATGTATGTCGTATTGAAGTATCTTAAAATGAATACACTTGTTCTGGAAGAGGCGGGAAGGTAGTGTACTTTGTGTAGGATGCGTCCAAAATTAGTGTTGGCTTCCTGGGCTATGTTTTTGCTGATTTTAGACTTGGGTTCAATTTTTTCCCGAAAAAATGGGGCTATATTTTACATCACAGGATTCCTGGCCTTTTATCTGGGTCCTCCAGTTAATGGGGGCACTATTTTTTTGCCTTTGCTTTGGTAAACCGGATGGCCAGGGGTACGGCCATTGGCGGCCTGTATAATAAATCCATTGCGACAGGTAATTTTACCCCAAACTGCGCCTCATCCTATTTCTGGTTACTAAAGGGATCTATGCCCCTTTCCCAGTTCTATCAGGTCTCATCTTTTTTGGAAATGGACTACCCGGGAAAGAATAGCTGGTAAGTATTAAATGTTGAAACATATGGTAAAACATGTATTAGTTGGCAAGGCACTTTCTATTTCAGTGATATTCCTGGTCGCTTTTTTTGCTATATGTTGGGCGAGTCCACCTGAATCAATAATTGCCAGGGGCCGCCAACCCCAGATCTCGATTGACCAAAGCGGTCATGTGCGGATTGTATTTGGCCGGGCCGACAGTATCTTTTGCCGGGTTTCAAAAGATGCTGGCGAAAGCTTTAATCCCCCGCAGTTTGTTGGCTACGTGCCCGGAATGCAACTTGGTATGACCAGGGGTCCTCAACTGGCTAGTTCTGCAGCTTATTCTGTGATTTCTGCAATGGATACATCTGGTAATATTCATTGGTTCCAATTAGCACATCATGGCGGAATCTGGACCTATAAAGGCAGGATCAATGATGCCGATGGCTCAGCTCCTGAAGGCTTAATGGCACTGGAAGCTGATGTGCAGGATAATTTTTATGCAGTATGGCTGGATATCCGTGTTGCGAAAAATAACCAGATCTTTTTTTCTTCATTGCCTGCAAAATCGGGAAAGTGGACCCCCAACCGGATGATCTACCAGTCACCAGATGGTCATGTTTGCGAATGCTGCAAACCATCTATTGCCGTGAGGGGGCCTTTGGTTGTACTGATGTACCGGAACTGGTTGAATGGTTCGCGCGACATCTATTTGATCCGTTCCGATAATGGCGGAAAAACATTTGGAAAGGCACAAAAATTAGGAAAAGGTACCTGGAAATTAAATGGCTGCCCCATGGATGGAGGTGGCCTTTCTATTGATGCTTACAATAAGGTTCATACAGTTTGGCGGCGCGAAGGCACTGTTTTTTACAGCATGCCTGGCGATCCCGAAATTATGCTGGAAAAGGGTAAGATCTGCAGTATCTCTAAAGGAAGCCCCGCGGCCGAAAAAACAATCATTGCATTTCAGGAAGATGGAATTGTTAAACTCATGGACTTGCAGGCTAAAACCGGTCAAATCGTAGGAAAGGGCAGCTTCCTGAAAACAGCTATTCTCCCCGGTGGCGAAATCCTTTGTTGCTGGGAACAGGACAAGGAGATAAAATTCCGTAAGCTGTAAATATTCTTCCCAAAATCTGTTGCTGGCTATTAAATATGCTTTGAATTATTGGCCGTATATTCAAGATGAGTTTTCCTTCACCCTGAGAACGCTGAATTGTAAAGTCCGATTCTTTTCAAACGCCCATCTCTTTGTGGTTTTGGCTGAGCATGCTGGCTAATTATTCCTTTAGTCACCATTGAGTATGCCTGAATATCAACCGTGGTGTATATGAATATTGGTTTGAAAACGCTGACCGTATTTTGTATTTTCCTGTTAAAGGATTTCCGTCTTGCACTCCATGATTTACTGTTGGCCGAGCCCAAATTGGATGTGCATCAAGACAGTGTCTTTCCTGCCCTTCTGTACATCAATATCACAAATTCATACGACATGGTGATGAAACAGATTCGGCGTTGTTTTATCATCACTTTACCGGTTAACTTCATAGTAAATGAATCTAAACGCAGCAATTGAATCGCAAGTACTGGAAGCATATCATGCATATTGGGAAAGTTATATAAAGGGCGATGTAAAAAAGTTGGCATCCCTGCTTGATGAGCAGTATTCACAGATCGGGAGCGCCGAAAGTGAGGTGTTTTTGAATAAACAGGATGCGGTCCAATTTGTGGAATCAACCATTTCCCAGGTCGCTCGGAAAGTTGATATGCGCAACAGGGTAATCAAAATAGAGCCGTTTGATGGCCTCTTGCTGGTGAATGAACAATGTGATTTATATTTTAAAATGGAAGACACATGGTCATTCTATGCAAAATTCAGGGCCTCCTCTCTTATGCTGCAAAAGGAAGGTGAGTGGAAAATCATTCACCAGCATTCTTCCATGCCCGACATAAGGACAGAAGATGGTGAAAATATTGCCATCGAGAAGATAACCAGTGAAAACCTTGAACTCCGCGACGCCATCAAAAGGCGCACCATAGAGCTGGAACATAAAAACCGGGAACTTGAAATTGAGACTTCACTGGAACGTGTTCGCACTGTAGCCATGGGAATGCGTAATGGTGACGCCTTAATGGATATCTGTGAAGTCCTCTTCACGGAACTTGATAAACTTGGCTTTATTGGCCTCCGAAATGCAATGATCAATATTTATGATGATGCAAAGGAATCATTTCTTAATTATGATTATTCACCTGTCCAGGGTAAAACCGTTACACCATTTTCCTATAATATTCATCCCATCATCCAAAGGCAGGTTCTGCAACTCAGAAGCTCAACTGACGCTTTTTCAGAAATTGTGATGACGGGCAATGAATTGGCTGAGTTCAGGGCAATGCGGATTAATAACGGTGAACCTGATGATCCCAGGTTCGATAATATTACTGCTATCACGTATTATTTTTATTCTACTGACACCGGTGCTATTGGATTATCAAGCTTTAGCACGATTACAGAAGAGAATCGAAAAGTGCTGATGCGTTTCCGGAATGTATTCGATCTTGCCTACCGACGATACATGGATATCTCCCAGGCAGTTGCCCAGGCAAGGGAAGCACAAATTGAAGCAGCGTTGGAGCGAGTGAGGTCTAGGACAATGGGCATGCAAAAAAGTGATGAATTAAAAGAAGTAATACAAATCATCTATCAACAACTATCTCATTTAACAATTAATTGTAACCACGCAGGTTTCGTTGTTGACTATACACCCGGAGGCGACTGGCATTTTTGGATAGCCGATGAACAGGACATACCTGCAAAAATAACACATCCCTATTTCGAATCTGTTTGGGCAAATCAATTTAACGAAGCAAAAGCAACTGGCGCAAACTTGTTTGCAACGTAT comes from Flavihumibacter fluvii and encodes:
- a CDS encoding aerobic carbon-monoxide dehydrogenase large subunit; protein product: MNKCKTSKEIGGMGHSLKRKEDIRFIQGKGHYVDDIKLPGMLYMDIVRSPYAYAKIKKINIEDAMKVPGVVAVVTGRDLEKYNLHWMPTLMSDTQMVLPTDTVMYQAQEVAAVIATSRYAARDGREAVKVDYEKMKPVIDPYKSMDPGAPVLRSDKAGKTDNHIWHWEAGDKAKTEAVFASADVVVKEQMHIPRIHVASIETCGCVADYDKINNHLTMYMTTQAPHAIRTVIALVAGHVGLTEEKIRVISPDIGGGFGGKVPVYPGYVIAIAVSFLVGKPVKWIEDRSENLQADSFARDYHITAEMAGTKEGKILATRFKILADHGYTDASANPSKFPTGMFSIATGSYDYDTSYMECDAVYTNKPPGGVAYRCSFRVTEAVHAIERMTDRFALEIGKDPADLRMENFIKKEDFPWKSPTGWIYDSGDYHKGLLKAMDAVGYWELRKEQAEKRKKGELMGIGLSTFTEIVGAGPSKDFDILGIKMFDSAEIRVHPTGKAIARFGTKSQGQGHETTYAQIIAEELGIPAENIQIEEGDTDTAPYGLGTYASRSTPTAGAAAAMASRKLVAKARKIAAYLLEVSEEDLEWEPGKFWVKGAPEKSKTIQEIVFASYTNHPQGMEAGFEATHYYDPPNLTFPSGAYICVVDIDKETGGIHVRRFVAIDDCGNIINPMIVQGQVHGGLTQGIAPAMYEELIYDEDGNILNGTLMDYLVPTAVESPSWETGHVITPSPHHPIGAKGVGESPTVGAPPAIANAIVDALSPFGITHLDIPITPAKVWKALKDKGAI
- a CDS encoding (2Fe-2S)-binding protein; protein product: MLKEITVTVNGEKHTLEVEPRLLLVHMIRELLNLTGTHIGCDTSSCGACTILMDGKSVKSCTILAVQANGKSLTTIEAVAVNGELSALQEGFKENHGLHCGFCTPGMILRATELLANNPNPTEEEIRWGISGNLCRCTGYNNIVKAIIYAGAKMRGEELPSTEPQFV
- a CDS encoding FAD binding domain-containing protein, which codes for MIPQSFQYESPGTLAEAIQLLHQYGDEAKILSGGHSLIPMMKLRFATPEVLVDINNIPGLTHIVEENGKMKIGGLAREAEIEHADLLIKRFPIFKDVTKLIADPQVRNRGTIGGNLAHGDAANDHPAVMLALNATVIATGAEGTREIPIDEFFFGFYTTALQHGEILTEIQIPVPPSGTGSAYHKLERKVGDYATAGVAVQITIGDDGIVKAAGIGLTNVNPTPLRAVRSEQALIGKPLTEHSIAEAAQYASEDCNPSADLRGSEEYKRAMVAVLVKRMIHEAANRASNN
- a CDS encoding methyltransferase family protein; this encodes MALLEKFEKDGIWLFKYRSTLPIIILIIGLIVYLQTAIQRGPLIIQGSAFENYYMYFCLAVSFLGLFIRVYTVGHTPSNTSGRNTAEQVADSLNTTGMYSIVRHPLYLGNFFMWFGPALLTGQLWFVVSFCLFYWVYYERIMFAEEQFLRRKFGTIYTDWARSRPAFVPNFKNFVKPNLSFSWKKVLKKEKNGLLAVFLVFSLFDIAGKLIQQNTNFNYFLIAGCVLTLLMYVVLKYLKMNTLVLEEAGR